Proteins found in one Pyrus communis chromosome 15, drPyrComm1.1, whole genome shotgun sequence genomic segment:
- the LOC137718565 gene encoding protein ENHANCED DISEASE RESISTANCE 2-like yields MCPTKQKHRSSVADHAGKCSKSEDSTTSTADWISESVHGGSLRHVDLTTGTNGWASPPGDLFSLRTKKYLSNKQKGPAGDYLLQPCGTDWLRSSTKLDNVLARPDNRVANALRKAQSQGKSMKSFIFAVNLQIPGKDQHSAVFYFAAEDIIPAGSLLYRFIHGDDAFRNQRFKIVNRIVKGPWIVVKTVGNYSACLLGKALTCNYHRGPNYLEIDVDIASSGIAKAILRLALRYVTSVTIDMGFVVEAQAEDELPEKLVGAVRVCQMEMSSATVVDALQTTIVARGLSFASKVNHHKSGDDDDDD; encoded by the coding sequence ATGTGTCCAACAAAGCAAAAGCACCGGAGCTCCGTCGCCGACCACGCCGGAAAATGCTCCAAATCGGAGGATTCTACAACCTCCACCGCCGACTGGATCTCCGAGTCCGTCCACGGCGGATCCTTGCGCCACGTGGACCTCACCACCGGAACCAACGGCTGGGCGTCCCCTCCCGGCGACCTATTTTCCCTCCGCACCAAGAAATACTTGTCGAATAAACAAAAAGGCCCCGCCGGCGACTACCTACTCCAGCCGTGCGGCACCGACTGGCTCAGATCCAGCACGAAACTCGATAACGTACTCGCCCGCCCCGATAATCGCGTGGCCAACGCGCTGCGGAAGGCTCAGTCGCAAGGGAAGTCGATGAAGAGCTTCATTTTCGCTGTGAATCTCCAGATTCCCGGCAAGGACCAGCACAGCGCCGTTTTCTACTTCGCGGCGGAGGATATAATCCCCGCCGGCTCTCTCCTCTACCGGTTCATCCACGGTGACGACGCGTTCCGGAATCAGCGGTTCAAGATCGTGAACCGGATCGTGAAGGGGCCGTGGATCGTCGTGAAGACGGTGGGGAATTACAGTGCGTGTTTGCTGGGGAAGGCGCTGACGTGTAATTACCACAGAGGACCCAACTACCTGGAGATTGACGTCGATATCGCGAGCTCGGGGATCGCGAAGGCCATTTTGCGACTCGCATTGAGGTACGTGACGAGCGTGACGATAGACATGGGGTTTGTTGTGGAGGCGCAGGCGGAGGATGAGCTGCCTGAGAAGTTAGTCGGCGCGGTTAGGGTATGCCAGATGGAGATGTCGTCGGCGACGGTCGTGGACGCGCTGCAGACGACGATCGTAGCGCGTGGATTGAGTTTTGCGTCGAAGGTGAATCATCATAAGTCCggcgacgacgacgacgacgattgA